ATCATAAGACAAGTAAGCTGAAAGCCTCAATGTTTGCTCCCAGCTAAAGGAAGAAATATCAATTACCACGACCTTAGTTCATCTTCTTAATTTAAGACTTGGTTTCATGGTGCAAACAAGACACTGGAGAGTTTGGAGTACTTATTAATAGCTGTGTTCTCTTTTATCAAGTCATGCCTTGCTAGTTCTGAAAATTTCAGTGTGCTCTGCATGATCTGGATGTAGGTTTTGACTACAATACTAAAACTTTGATCATTCATGATGAACAATGCACCACTATCCCAGTAACTAGTACACCAATTTGAGAGAAAGGAGCAATCTTTTAACCTGGTGGTTCCATTTTCAGGAACTTTTGCAATTGCATTTTCACAATTACAAGTACCTGCAACAAGAACTACCTGCATTCTATTGCATTACAGAATTGCAAAATCTCTCCCTGCACAAGCACAACAAGATTGTCTATACCTACAGAAGCACAAAATTCTCCCTGCAAGCACACCATGATCGAAAGTTCCATTCCTCAGATTCGGCCTTTTCCTCACTCGCCGAGGCTGGTGAGGAGGAGATGGTCACCCTTGCCATGGCCAAAGCACACTGCCACGGTGGCCGACGGTGCTCGATGACCCGCACTCGCTGATAGGGAACGACGAGATTGCACTTCCGCTCGCACCCGCAAGCCCCGCCATGGCCCGCAACACGCACCACTCCAAGCGCCCGGCGGAGCTCCGGGGCACGCCGGGCAGATCCAACGGGTCCAGTGACACCCTCCGCCTCGAGCTGATAGTCGTCCCGCCTCCGCCGATGACGAGCCCTGACGGATGGTGAGGGTGGAGGCGGGGTAGGGGCGGGTAGGAGGCCAGAGGGGGAAGGGGCGACGATGGCCACGGGGCAGTGGGGGAATCGCTAGCGgcgtgttgtcggtcgaaacccaccggcgagagatgacaggcaacacgaagagccgagaggcttccgggacggctagtgggccctggtccctcggtcaacgtcccaggatctggcacacgctctagcttggtgaagtgctGGGCGGGCCACCTGACCTATAACTGATCAGGAAGGTGAGGAAGATGTTATTATCTGCTTTCCTACATGCATAGACAcggtaaacattagtccgagccgtgattggCTCCCCAGGTGACCCTGGAATCGGCTGTGAATAGCCGATTGCGCTTTATCAGATCGGATCTTATATATATGCTTGATGATACAGATGCAACTGATAAGGACAAAACTCGCTCTAGACTTaacaagctaatccaatctacgacggtacAGCTTTCACCATgcaatcggaacatcctacacgtggttGAGCCTAACGTACATGACCGATAAACAGAAAGCCAATCTAacaagaggcctaaaaaccaactagaAGCAGATTTCTGGAACAATCCCTTCTTAGATTGGTGCAAAGcatcaaacatgcagccggaacattcaacccgtttgaaatGCCTAACTGCACAGATATCTAGCCGAACCTTTGGAACACAAAGAtgtaccataacagattggatctactaatcaagacagagcaaggtgctgcctcCGCACCCGCAGGCGCGCGAAGACAGCTAACGCTTATAAGCTAACAGCAGAACAAGAATATAGCATGAAATACTACTGCAGCACTACaaatgttaagataactagcattactcgccatcaaaaacacTTCCGCACGAGTAACGCAGAGATAGCAAATTAAAGCTacgctgccccgatcacgctaaGCCTGATCGAGGCGACATGGCGATTACCTGAcggaaaccctaaaacaggggtggcgatgcgccgagagttgttgtgtTTGATTGATCTGTCGATTCTTCCATTACTGTTcgcatggtacatatttatagtccggagacttgatctctATAACTAATCCTAGCTGATCATGactcaatctctaacttactatatttaaactacttttactagatacatggccattcAGGCCCTTAACTTCCTCGCGCAGAGGCCGATTCACAACCTGTCACGATGACTTCCTCCAGCCCATGTTGTTCTCGGCCCATCTCCTGGCccggtcaaattatggcgataacacggCGCTAGCGAGGGGAACGAGGACGTCGTGGCAAGGAACTGACTGGCGCACGTCTTAGCGGCGGAACAGGCCTGGTGCACAGGCCCGGGAGGTGTTaggttttttttgaaaaaaaatgatAGCAGGTGGGGGAGCTTAGGCGCAAAATCATCCCATCTCTCACCCCATCCATTGGATTGGTATCCCGTGGATCTAATTCAAAGTTTTAGGTCCCCTGATTTGCATTTATTATGTTGCCTTTTTTATAGTAGAGATGAGGCGGCTGCAGCAGAGAGAGGCGGAAGTTTGGGTGGCATTTATAGGGGCGGTATCGAATTGGTGTCCTGTGGATATGATTCAAAGTTTTAGGTTCCCTGGTTTGCACTTGATATGTTGCCTTTTTTATAGTAGAGATGAATACGTATCAAGGATGAGACCATAACATTTAGGAGGAATAGCTTTACTTAAAATTATAGATGGTTACATCGGTGTCGCCTCGTTAAAAACCTCACTCCATCGGGAGCTCCCAGTGAGGAAAAGAGTACGACCCCCCAATGAGTAAACTGTAGAAAAATAAATACATTCTGCTTTCGAGACTCGATCATGTTTATAGCTCCATGCAATCGATCTCGAATCCCTTGGATGGACTAGTCCCAACCCATCATGAGGTAAGAGCCACCCCTCTCGAGGACCTCGTAGTTATTTGTCCTAGGAAGGAAGAGGTAGCCGAAATCCCCCCCATGATTGTCCCTAAGAATTCTTCAGACTGTAGAAGTCGGGGCCGTAACCCACAAGCAAGAGCTCCTGATCGTTCCCAGTTGCGCACCTACCCCAGTACATGTCGCCCGGGTAATCCGCGAACTCGGTGTTGTTCTCTCCGATGGAGATGGCGACGACAACGGGAGCGTAGGTAACTTGCGCCAGGAGCTCATACTCATTATGCGGCTCTAGCCGGCTCCACCCGATCATGTTCATGATCATGCGCGGTGTGGTCCTAGCTAAGCACGTACCATTCTCCTGCGGAAAAGGGTTATAAGGGTAGTTCTGCCACGATGTGATGCCATTTTGCCTGACATAGTTGAAGGCGTTGATGGATAATCCGCCTTTGCAGCCTTGGCTCGTGTGATCGCAGTCAACTAGCTCCTGCTGCGAAAGCTGCACTATCATGGTCGCCCCTGATGGCGAGGTGGCTCTCGATCGCCGCCGTCGCGGCGAATGCCCAGCAGGAGCCGCAGAACCACTGGTTCCTGACTGGACCTAGGCACGGCTGGCCTTGGCATGTCCTGTTACGCCAGTCGACGCTGACCGGGAGCGTGAGGttcccgtcgccgccgcgcctTTTGACGGGCACAAGTGCAAGGTTGCGGCGTCCCTCCGGAATCATGCGACACCTGCACGCTTCAAGTTCTGCCCATCTCGCGTCCGCGAAACCATTGAGTCGCAGAGGCTCGTCTGCAACTCGAACAGTACGGAACGCGACGCGGTGCACCGTCTGGTTGAAGTTGGCGAAGCGGTGGACCTTCTCTTCTTGCTTGCGCCTACTTTAAAGTGCTTGCACCAGCGCTCGTAAAGCTGCCTCACAGCTTTCTCCGAGCTGGTGAACTTcaggccggccgccggctcCAGCAATGCCAGCGCGAGCAAAATACGTAAAACTGAAAAAAAATGAACAATTTTGcatcaccgttgggcagaatcaAAATACTTAAATAAAATACTTATGCACAACAAATTAatatcaacgttggtcagaaattAATTGCGTGCCTCAAAATAATAATTCTGAAATAAATTTCGCGTTGGCTCTTTTTACTCAGAGATTTATCACTTAATTAACTAATCATGCAACTTATAATTTGATTAGCATAATTGAAATAAGAAAACATCAGCGCAAGCCCATCTCAATTTTTTTTACTGGTCTGCAGCTTAACAATTGAAATGGCCCGCCGTCGAGATGTATCTAACTGATTTATTCTCAAAGTTTACTGCCCAGGAAATCGGCTATGCAAAAAATGCTTCAGCAGCCCATTTCGCAGCTTACGGCCCGTCTGAATTTCGATGCATAACAGCCTGCCACCCGCAGCTTATGGGAGCCCAGTCCGCGACCTACGGCCTGTTCTTAAGGCCTGTGCGAAGCAAGAGCTAGCGGCTCAGAAGACTCACTCGGCCTGCATGTGCACAGTGCCAAAAGCCTAAGTTACGCGCAAAAGCACACCACATGTCGGCAAAAATTGGAGACAATGCACATGCCATAATTGTCATGCTTCATGTTGAAGTGTAGAATAATCTAGAACTAGATATTTTAACATGGTACAAATATAAGAAACTAGATAAGGATGAGGAGGGTTCTAGAGTTGGGATATTTTGTATTGAAGAGTGTGCAAGTTGCCATATGGCAACACCACAATTATCATGAGCACCTATAAATAGAGGTGCTCCTCCCTCCTATCTGATTTCTCAACAATGAGTATGGCCAATTATTAGCATATACATGTAGAACGTAGTATAATTAATAAAGACCAGAAAGCTGAGACATGGTCACTAAGAAAGGATCC
The Panicum hallii strain FIL2 chromosome 6, PHallii_v3.1, whole genome shotgun sequence genome window above contains:
- the LOC112898277 gene encoding caricain-like; protein product: MIVQLSQQELVDCDHTSQGCKGGLSINAFNYVRQNGITSWQNYPYNPFPQENGTCLARTTPRMIMNMIGWSRLEPHNEYELLAQVTYAPVVVAISIGENNTEFADYPGDMYWGRCATGNDQELLLVGYGPDFYSLKNS